From Candidatus Vondammii sp. HM_W22, one genomic window encodes:
- a CDS encoding DUF6538 domain-containing protein — protein MGQIAGQRHLLRRGSIYYFRWRLPADLRPILGATDLERSLCTADHLRAAVRAAPLELAVADIQRVRQAYFASELDSDEYVSALKRHWMRVCSMARRKRETCKTGLITHYYPDGSRTEIERDSAEEEGAIVRRPAGINKRRMLTSAATIS, from the coding sequence CTGCTGCGGCGAGGCAGCATCTACTATTTTCGTTGGCGTCTTCCTGCTGATCTACGCCCGATCTTGGGTGCGACCGATCTGGAGCGCTCATTATGCACGGCGGATCATCTGCGAGCTGCCGTCAGGGCAGCGCCGCTTGAGTTGGCAGTTGCAGATATACAGCGCGTCAGACAGGCGTATTTCGCATCAGAGCTGGACTCTGATGAGTATGTATCGGCATTAAAACGACACTGGATGCGAGTGTGTTCTATGGCTCGAAGAAAGAGAGAGACATGCAAGACGGGATTAATCACGCACTACTACCCCGACGGTAGCAGGACGGAAATCGAGCGGGATAGTGCCGAAGAGGAAGGTGCCATAGTTCGAAGGCCAGCGGGGATCAACAAGCGAAGAATGTTAACTTCCGCTGCAACGATTAGTTAG